A genomic stretch from Myxocyprinus asiaticus isolate MX2 ecotype Aquarium Trade chromosome 24, UBuf_Myxa_2, whole genome shotgun sequence includes:
- the LOC127414660 gene encoding peptidyl-prolyl cis-trans isomerase-like produces MARPRVFFDITANGSPLGRVVMELRADVVPRTAENFRQLCTGQPGYGYKGSIFHRIIPNFMCQGGDFTKHNGTGGKSIYGNKFEDENFTLKHTSAGILSMANAGPNTNGSQFFICTEVTSWLDGKHVVFGQVVEGMDVVKKMEGYGTSSGKTSAKIVIADCGQL; encoded by the exons ATGGCAAGGCCCAGAGTTTTCTTCGATATCACCGCCAACGGCAGCCCACTCGGAAGAGTGGTCATGGAG CTGAGAGCTGATGTTGTACCCAGAACAGCAG AGAATTTCAGGCAGCTGTGCACAGGACAGCCTGGCTATGGCTACAAAGGATCCATCTTCCACCGTATCATCCCTAACTTCATGTGTCAG GGTGGTGACTTCACAAAGCACAATGGAACTGGTGGCAAGTCCATTTATGGCAACAAGTTTGAAGATGAGAATTTCACACTGAAACACACCAGCGCTGGTATTCTGTCTATGGCCAATGCTGGACCCAACACCAATGGTTCCCAGTTTTTCATCTGCACAGAAGTTACTTCATG GCTGGACGGCAAGCACGTTGTCTTTGGACAGGTTGTGGAGGGCATGGATGTTGTCAAGAAAATGGAGGGTTATGGCACCAGCAGTGGAAAAACCAGTGCCAAGATTGTCATTGCTGACTGTGGCCAGCTGTAA